A stretch of the Archangium violaceum genome encodes the following:
- the nagZ gene encoding beta-N-acetylhexosaminidase, protein MSNALYRDCARLFMVGFPGPRIDDDFAALMDDGIFGAILFKRNVGTAQETAALCRDIKSRARRPFILSVDQEGGRVARLRDVPFTTLPPMRELGQRGDLVLVERMGRLLAHELRAVGFDWDFAPVLDVDTNPTNPVIGDRSFSRDPDEVGRMGVALARGLEAGGVASCGKHFPGHGDTTSDSHLTLPRLPHDMERLRRVELVPFRAFAQAGLASLMTAHVLFDALDLKVPATMSHRVLHGVLREELGFDGVLVSDDLEMKAIADHYSVEEAAVQGTLAGVDLFLVCHQADVQRRAIEALVRAVESGRVPRARIEEAHRRLARLEARFARGPEDRLATLGDAQHRALAEGLASSFSGKDPTEVMLASRPV, encoded by the coding sequence ATGAGCAACGCCCTCTACCGAGACTGTGCCCGGCTCTTCATGGTGGGCTTCCCCGGCCCGCGCATCGACGACGACTTCGCCGCGCTGATGGATGACGGCATCTTCGGTGCCATCCTCTTCAAGCGGAACGTGGGGACGGCGCAGGAGACGGCCGCCCTGTGCCGCGACATCAAGTCACGCGCGCGCCGGCCCTTCATCCTCTCGGTGGACCAGGAGGGCGGACGCGTGGCCCGGTTGCGTGACGTGCCCTTCACCACCCTGCCCCCCATGCGCGAGCTCGGCCAGCGCGGAGACCTGGTGCTCGTGGAGCGCATGGGGCGGCTGCTCGCGCACGAGCTGCGCGCGGTGGGCTTCGACTGGGACTTCGCGCCCGTGCTGGACGTGGACACCAACCCCACCAACCCCGTCATCGGCGACCGCAGCTTCAGCCGCGACCCGGACGAGGTGGGGCGCATGGGCGTGGCGCTCGCCCGGGGCCTGGAGGCCGGTGGCGTGGCCTCGTGCGGCAAGCACTTCCCCGGGCATGGAGACACCACCTCGGACAGCCACCTGACGCTGCCCCGGCTCCCGCATGACATGGAGCGCCTGCGCCGCGTGGAGCTGGTGCCCTTCCGTGCCTTCGCCCAGGCGGGGCTCGCCTCGTTGATGACGGCGCATGTGCTCTTCGACGCGCTCGACCTGAAGGTGCCCGCCACCATGAGCCACCGCGTGCTGCACGGCGTGCTGCGCGAGGAGCTGGGCTTCGACGGCGTGCTCGTGAGCGATGACCTGGAGATGAAGGCCATCGCGGACCACTACTCGGTGGAAGAGGCCGCGGTGCAGGGCACGCTCGCCGGGGTGGACCTGTTCCTCGTGTGCCACCAGGCGGACGTGCAGCGGCGGGCCATCGAGGCGCTGGTGCGCGCGGTGGAGTCCGGCCGCGTGCCGCGCGCGCGCATCGAGGAGGCCCACCGTCGACTGGCCCGGCTCGAGGCGCGCTTCGCGCGCGGCCCCGAGGACCGGCTGGCCACGCTCGGCGACGCCCAGCACCGCGCGCTCGCCGAGGGGCTCGCCAGCAGCTTCAGCGGGAAGGATCCCACCGAGGTGATGCTGGCGTCCCGTCCCGTCTGA
- the bcp gene encoding thioredoxin-dependent thiol peroxidase translates to MPIPRTGNPAPDFQLQDQNGNDVKLSQLRGKNVVLYFYPKDDTPGCTREACDFRDEHSALQEAGAVVLGVSPDDTRSHQKFATKFSLPFPLLADTGHQVAESYGVWGEKSLYGRTFMGITRATFLIDTEGKVARVWPKVKVQGHVQDILQTLKGGAGAEEGEPVQKKAPAKKAPAKKAAPAARIAAPKKTPAKKAPARRK, encoded by the coding sequence ATGCCCATTCCGCGGACAGGCAACCCGGCTCCCGACTTCCAGCTGCAGGACCAGAACGGCAACGACGTGAAGCTCTCCCAGCTCCGGGGGAAGAACGTCGTCCTCTACTTCTACCCGAAGGACGACACCCCGGGCTGCACGCGGGAGGCGTGTGACTTCCGGGACGAGCACTCGGCGCTCCAGGAGGCCGGGGCGGTGGTGTTGGGCGTGTCGCCGGATGACACCCGGAGCCACCAGAAGTTCGCCACGAAGTTCTCGCTGCCCTTCCCGCTGCTCGCGGACACCGGGCACCAGGTGGCCGAGTCCTATGGCGTGTGGGGCGAGAAGTCGCTGTATGGCCGGACGTTCATGGGCATCACGCGCGCCACGTTCCTCATCGACACCGAGGGCAAGGTGGCTCGCGTGTGGCCCAAGGTGAAGGTGCAGGGCCACGTGCAGGACATCCTCCAGACGTTGAAGGGAGGCGCGGGGGCGGAAGAGGGCGAGCCGGTCCAGAAGAAGGCTCCAGCGAAGAAGGCCCCGGCGAAGAAGGCCGCTCCGGCCGCCAGGATCGCCGCCCCGAAGAAGACTCCGGCGAAGAAGGCCCCGGCGCGCCGCAAGTAG
- a CDS encoding response regulator, whose protein sequence is MAPRILVVDDNQELLTLLTQLFEDAGYEVVGASKGKQAVEVSRAQPPAVAVLDILLPDMMGYHLADALRKDQPQLPLIFITGVFKGGKHAMEARQKYAAAGYFEKPFEAAKLLEAVQKLTPVDKTAAPPASTEDDFDVELDIDVEEEGPQDAMELTGRIKVTGGDNLTAEIRGANLTATPLHKVSATLVRPPVPGRPPDPLPVGAGSPGHRRGELKDNLPSLLTAFYLSRETGELGVQRGKVRKVVYFERGTPVFALSNLLADRFGQFLVRVGKIKPEQLEDASAVASASNRRTGDVLVERGLLKDTERLYYVGQQVKAIIYSLFSWEDGTYVMSFKEKASAESIKLDVHPANLIVRGIKKLYKPERLRRMLRPEDRLIPSVAPAYQLHEVELERWEAELLPRIDGNRTVGELLAYANRPDQVVYGYLVAMMSLGILEQRS, encoded by the coding sequence ATGGCCCCCCGAATCCTCGTGGTCGATGACAACCAGGAGCTGCTCACCCTCCTCACCCAGCTCTTCGAAGACGCAGGTTACGAGGTGGTCGGAGCGAGCAAGGGCAAGCAGGCGGTCGAGGTCTCCCGGGCCCAGCCGCCCGCCGTGGCCGTACTCGACATCCTGCTTCCCGACATGATGGGTTACCACCTGGCGGACGCGCTGCGGAAGGATCAGCCCCAGCTCCCCCTCATCTTCATCACCGGTGTCTTCAAGGGCGGCAAGCACGCCATGGAGGCGCGGCAGAAGTACGCGGCCGCCGGCTACTTCGAGAAGCCCTTCGAGGCCGCCAAGCTGCTGGAGGCGGTGCAGAAGCTGACCCCCGTGGACAAGACGGCCGCGCCCCCGGCCTCCACGGAGGACGACTTCGACGTGGAGCTCGACATCGACGTCGAGGAGGAGGGCCCCCAGGACGCGATGGAGCTGACGGGCCGCATCAAGGTGACGGGCGGCGACAACCTCACCGCCGAAATCCGCGGCGCCAACCTCACCGCCACGCCCCTGCACAAGGTGTCGGCCACCCTGGTGCGCCCGCCCGTGCCGGGCCGCCCGCCGGATCCGCTCCCCGTGGGCGCGGGCTCCCCGGGCCACCGCCGCGGCGAGCTCAAGGACAACCTGCCCTCGCTCCTCACCGCCTTCTACCTGTCGCGTGAGACGGGCGAGCTGGGTGTGCAGCGCGGCAAGGTGCGCAAGGTCGTCTACTTCGAGCGCGGCACCCCGGTGTTCGCCCTCTCCAACCTGCTGGCGGACCGCTTCGGCCAGTTCCTGGTGCGCGTGGGGAAGATCAAACCCGAGCAGCTCGAGGACGCCTCGGCGGTGGCCTCGGCGAGCAACCGGCGCACCGGTGACGTGCTGGTGGAGCGCGGCCTGCTCAAGGACACCGAGCGCCTGTACTACGTGGGCCAGCAGGTGAAGGCCATCATCTACTCGCTCTTCTCGTGGGAGGACGGCACCTACGTGATGAGCTTCAAGGAGAAGGCCTCCGCCGAGTCCATCAAGCTGGACGTGCACCCGGCCAACCTCATCGTCCGGGGCATCAAGAAGCTCTACAAGCCCGAGCGCCTGCGCCGCATGTTGCGGCCCGAGGACCGGCTCATCCCCTCCGTGGCCCCGGCCTATCAGCTGCACGAGGTGGAGCTGGAGCGGTGGGAGGCGGAGCTGCTGCCGAGGATCGACGGCAACCGGACCGTGGGGGAGTTGCTCGCCTACGCCAACCGCCCAGACCAGGTCGTCTACGGCTACCTGGTGGCGATGATGTCGCTGGGCATCCTCGAGCAGCGCAGCTAG